The segment TTGGAAATTCTAGCAGCGGTATAGTTGAGGCCCCCTCATACCATCTCCCGGTGATCAATATCGGTTCACGGCAGGCAGGGCGGGAAAGGGGTAAAAATGTGCTTGATGTCGGTTGCGACAGCCAAAAGATCCTGCAGGCAATAAAAAAAGCCCTTTTTGATGAAAAATTCAGGAGCCTTATACAAAAGAGTAAAAATCCCTATGATAATGGAGATGCTGCATTAAAAATCGCTAATGTTCTGGCATCAGTGGTTATTGACAAGAGATTATTGCAGAAACAACTGAGATACTAACGCAAATTGTGAGTTCATGAAGCCGCGGTTATTGAGATTTAATGAGATCAACAAGGAAATTCCACTCTGGGACTTTCACATTCATACCACAATTACCGATGGCACTTCATCGATCGAGGAATTCATCCAGACCGGCATTAACCGTGGATTACAGGAAATTGCCTTTACAGAACATGTCCGTAAAACGTCTGAATGGTATCCGGAGTTCATTGAAAAAATAGAAGCCTTACGCGAAGTGTATAAGCATAAAATCATTATTTTTCATGGTATCGAGGCAAAAGTCCTCAACAGCGATGGAGATCTTGATGCATCGGATGAGATGCTCGATACCGCCGAACTGGTGCTGGGATCAGTCCACCGTTTTCCGGGATTTGACAACGTTCCTACAGTTTCAAATTATCATCTGGCAGAAGAAGAGTTCGCAAAAACCGAATTCGGACTCGCAAAAGCGATCCTTAAAAATCCTGATGTAGATGTTCTTGCTCATCCCGGGGGCATGTTCATACGGAAATTCAGGAAAAATGTTCCGACAGGAGTAATGGAGGAACTGATCGAGCTTGTAAACAGGTACGATAAAGCAATCGAGATAAATAGTTCATATCTCAAAGATATTAGTCTTAATGCAGAACCATTCTTACGAATGAATCCACTCATTTCTCTGGGTTCGGATGCTCATAATAAAGACGAACTGGGTAATATTATCCAGTTTATGAAAAAGATAATTGAAACGGGATATCATGATTAACGTTCTTATTACAGGAACTGGCGGGGGAGTTGGTCAAAGTATTTTTAAGGCTCTTAAACTATCCCGGCTTTCATTGAGAATTATTACAACAGATATGCAC is part of the Methanoregula sp. genome and harbors:
- a CDS encoding PHP domain-containing protein, whose protein sequence is MKPRLLRFNEINKEIPLWDFHIHTTITDGTSSIEEFIQTGINRGLQEIAFTEHVRKTSEWYPEFIEKIEALREVYKHKIIIFHGIEAKVLNSDGDLDASDEMLDTAELVLGSVHRFPGFDNVPTVSNYHLAEEEFAKTEFGLAKAILKNPDVDVLAHPGGMFIRKFRKNVPTGVMEELIELVNRYDKAIEINSSYLKDISLNAEPFLRMNPLISLGSDAHNKDELGNIIQFMKKIIETGYHD